One Camelina sativa cultivar DH55 chromosome 3, Cs, whole genome shotgun sequence genomic window carries:
- the LOC104761579 gene encoding uncharacterized protein LOC104761579 — translation MGCFWGCFGGRKNRRRRQRRREESDQAKENKLSVESAKSDHVNVRFPTADEIPKASVIPITEICDEAEVKCSPSPTRKRVTFDSKVKTYEHIVVEVDLSEVNTEEVKSEERPLESTKTDKSSSDEIVDVALDSYPSNHRYKNCRESDDDLEEDELDCSESDFGEDEEYYSDVGFSDDNLHNPIKEVYTEETGDKTEEIEAKLTSSIESVKKGHHYDAQGVLNPVENLTQWKSAKSKGRTIHKQSQKENTNFISGPQEKRDSSSLGTDPQNDDITLSIKPKKLGNEDVAIDASLSTWLSTSETGSDCNSVSMYTSTPEKHKSSYSSKPVRINHDDRPVLCALTLEDIKQFSASSTPMKSPSKSPDETPIIGTVGGYWGNHSKTIDCGSETAFKGIPNTTSKYREDKSVNWHSTPFEARLEKALNREK, via the exons ATGGGTTGCTTTTGGGGTTGCTTCGGTGGCCGGAAGAATCGCCGTCGTCGGCAGAGACGCAGGGAAGAATCCgatcaagctaaagaaaac AAACTCTCTGTGGAATCTGCGAAATCTGATCATGTGAATGTTAGATTCCCCACGGCTGACGAAATCCCGAAAGCTTCTGTGATTCCAATCACTGAGATTTG TGACGAGGCTGAAGTGAAATGCAGTCCAAGCCCGACTAGGAAGAGAGTCACATTTGACTCTAAAGTCAAAACCTATGAACACATTGTGGTTGAAGTTGACCTCTCCGAAGTGAACACAGAAGAAGTCAAATCTGAAGAGAGGCCATTGGAGTCTACCAAGACTGATAAGTCTTCTTCTGATGAGATCGTTGACGTTGCCTTAGATTCGTATCCTTCGAACCACAGATACAAGAACTGCAGAGAAAGCGATGACGACTTAGAGGAGGATGAGTTAGACTGCAGTGAAAGCGATTTCGGTGAAGATGAAGAATATTACAGTGATGTTGGATTTAGTGATGATAACTTGCATAACCCAATCAAAGAAGTTTATACTGAAGAGACTGGGGATAAAACAGAGGAGATTGAGGCAAAACTGACAAGTTCTATTGAGAGTGTTAAAAAAGGACACCACTATGATGCCCAAGGAGTACTTAACCCGGTTGAGAATCTCACTCAGTGGAAATCCGCTAAATCCAAAGGGAGAACAATACACAAACAGTCTCAAAAGGAGAACACTAACTTCATCTCAGGTCCACAAGAAAAAAGGGATTCCTCTTCTTTAGGCACAGACCCGCAGAATGATGATATAACACTCAGCATCAAACCCAAGAAACTGGGAAACGAAGACGTGGCCATTGATGCTAGCCTTTCAACATGGCTCTCAACATCTGAGACAGGTAGTGACTGCAATAGCGTCTCTATGTATACCTCTACACCCGAGAAACACAAGTCTAGCTACTCATCAAAACCGGTTAGAATCAACCATGATGATAGACCTGTACTATGCGCATTGACATTGGAGGATATCAAACAGTTCTCGGCTTCATCTACGCCCATGAAATCACCGAGCAAGAGCCCTGATGAGACACCTATTATAGGCACAGTTGGTGGTTACTGGGGTAATCACTCAAAGACAATAGATTGCGGCTCTGAAACTGCATTCAAGGGGATACCGAACACCACCAGCAAGTACAGAGAG GATAAGAGCGTGAATTGGCATTCAACACCATTTGAGGCAAGACTGGAGAAAGCTTTGAACAGAGAAAAATAA